The genomic region GCCGGTGCCGGTGCCGATATCGAGCAGCCGCTGGGCCCCGGCCACCGGGGCCACGGCACCCAGCACGCAGGCGTCGGTACTCACCTTCATGGCACACGCGCCCTGCTCGATCCGGAACTCTTTGAACTGAAAATACGAATTGGCCACGGCAGACAGCAAACAGACAGCCGGCAAAGATCCGCAGCATGTCGGCCATTCCGGCGCTGGCAAGCGTTTTTCAGCAAAAATTGCGCTGATGCATCCCGCGACTATTGGCTGACGGCGCGGCGCTTTTCCTCCTCGGCCCCCGTGGCCCGCTTGCGGGCTGGCGGCACCTCGTTGCTGCCGAACCGGTACGAAAACGACACCGTGGCCGCCCGGCTGTCCTGGCTGGCGCGGTAGCGTTCCTCAAACACCTGGTAGCGCGAGGTAGCCGTAATCGGCGCCGTATACAGCAGGTCGGTGGCGTTGAGGCGCAGCGTGGCCCGGCCGTCGAGCAAGCTTTTCTGCACGCCCACGCCGAGCTGCCCAAACGCCTCTACCACCTGGAAGGCGTACCACTCGCGCGAGTGGTAGCTGCCGTTCAGGTCGGCAGTCCAGCCCTTGCCCAGCGCGAAGGTGCTGTTGGCGCTGGCAATGGCTCCCGGCCGCCCCGCCGGGGCGGTGGTGTTGCTTAGGCGGCCATCGAAGTAGATGTAGAACAACTCGATATCGGTGTAGAGCTGCCACCATTTGGTGGGGGCCAGCGGGGCCGTGAGCGTGAAGGCGTAGTAGTGACGGGTCTGCAGGTTCACGTCGGTAGCGGCCACCAGCCGCTCGGGGCCGGGCTGGGCCAGGTACACCGGCACGATGGGCCAGTGGCCGCGCGCGTAGCTCAGGCCCGTGGTGTATTTCTGGCGCCAGGTGTGGGTCAGCTCGGCGCTGTAGCTGGTCATGGGCTGCAGGTAGGGGTTGCCGGCGCGGTACGAGGTGGCATCTACATAAGACCGGAAGGGGTTGAGCTGGGTGTAGGTGGGCCGGTCGAGGCGGCGGCTCAGCGTGAAGCCCAGCGCATGGGCTTCCGACAGCGTCCGGCTCAGGTTCAGGTTCGGGAACAGCTGCAGGTAGCGGCGGTCGAAGTTTTCGTTGCCGATGTCCTGGCGGCCGGTGGCCACGGTTTGCTCGGCGCGCAGGCCGGCTGTAAGCGTGAGGCCCGGCCGGGTGCGGCTCATCGTCAGGTAAGCCGCCCGGATGCTCTCGTCGTAGCGGAAGCGGTTCGACTGGGTGGCATCCCGAAGGAGGCTGCCGTTTCGATAAAACACCACGTCGTTGTCGGCGCGCACCTGGCTGGCTTTCAGGCCCAGCTCCAGGCGCAGGCCGCGTGGCAGCGGCCGCACATAGTCGGCCTTAGCGCTCTGGATGTGCAGCGTGCCATCCTGGTTGCCGGTGAGAGCCGTGGTCGGCTGCCCGGCGGGAAGGCTATAGATTGTTACCAGATCCAGCACCCGCCGGATGCCGTAGCGGGCCATATCAGCATCGGCCGTCAGCTCGGCCGTGCCCGCCGAGTCGGGCCGGAACGTGTGGCGCAACGTGAGGTTGGCGGCCACGTTGGGCGTGCGCAGGTTGCGGAAGTTGTCGGAGGTGTAGCTGCTCACCGGTTGGTCCTGTGCATCAAAAAACGCGGACTCGTTGGTGCCCTGCCAAGGCGATTTGCTGGCCAGGCCGCTCACCATCACGCCTAGCGTGGTCCGGGGGCTGAGGGTGTAGTCAAGGCCGGCCTTCCAGGCGTGCGACACCAGGTGGTTGCGCATTTCGTTGCGTTGCTGGCTGCTGGCCTGGGGCTGGCCCTCGGGCCGGTAAATCCGCGAAAAGGCCAGGTTCTGGAAGTTCTGGCGGTCGGTGTAGGCGTAGGTGGCGTAGAGGTTGGCGTGCGGCCCCCGGTGGTTCAGCGACAGGCCCGAGGTATGTTTGCCGTAGCGCCCGCGCCCGTAGCTGGCATTCAGGCTGCCGTTGGTGCCCAGGTGCTGGTCTTTCCGGAGGTTGATGACGATGACCCCGGCCGTACCCTGCGCATCGTACTTGGCGGGCGGGTTGGGAATCAGCTCCATGGTGCTCACCTGCTCGGCGGGCAGGGCCCGTAGCATGTTGGCCAGCTCGGTGCCCGTCATGGGCACGCGCTTGCCATCGAGCAGCACCAGCACGCCCCGCTTGCCCCGTAGCGCCAGCTCATCGTTGCCGTCCACGGTCACGCCCGGGGCGCGGCCCAGCACGTCAAGCACGGTGCTGCCGCTGGAAAGCGGGCTGTTTTCCACGTTGATGATCGTGCGGTCGGCGCGGCGCTCGAACGGCGGTTTCTGGCCCGTCACGGTAACGCCGCGCAGCTGCTGCGTGGGGCTGGCGGCCAGCGTGAGGCGTAATATGGCCGGCGGCCGGTCCGTAACCGTAATCGGCCCCACCCAGGCCTGCGCATAGCCCGCATGCACCACCGACACCAGGTACTGGCCCACACTGGCCGGGGCCAGTACAAACTGCCCGCCCGCGTCCGTAAACTCGGTTTTGAGCGCTACCGAATCGGTGGCGCGGTGCAGCACGACGGTGGCATATTCCACGGGCGTGCCGGTGGCCGTCCGGACTGTACCCGGTATCGGTGCCGGCCGCTCCTGGGCCACCAGCGGCCCCGCAAGGGTAAGCAACGCCGGTAGCAGGCGCGAAATCCGGCGCAGAACGCCGGTAAAAACTGAATTCATGGGTGCACTTTCCGGGGGGTGAGAAAAACGGAGCGTGCAATAGGTGTGTCAGGCTAACTGACCTGCCCCAATCAGGCAGGTCAATCAGATGGTATAGAGAGCAGATATAAGGGCAAAAAGCAGACACATGAAGCCAGACCACTTTTCACGATGAAAGATAACGACAAACAGCCTTCAGGCAAAAATACTATTCATTGAATATTCTAGAAATTGGATTAGTCTTGCAAGCACGAGTGATTGTCAGGTAGTTGAAGGCACGACGATAAACTAATCTGAAGCAGGCAAAAAGGCGAGGCCGGCCCAAAAAGAGAATCCCCGGCTGCGGCAGCCAGGGATTCTTTATAAAAGCAAAATACTGCAGCCGTAAAACGAGGGTAACTCCGCCGCCGGATCGTACACGGCGGCTGGCTACCGCAGCGCGTCCAGGGCAGCCCGCAGGCGGGGCAGGGCCGCCTCAATTGACTCCAGCGAGGCCCCGCCCACCGACATGCGGAACCACGGCGCCGTGCCAGCGGTGCCGAAGGCACTGAACGGCACCAGCGCCAGCCCGGCGTCGCTGATCAGGTAGGAAGTCAGCTCCTTGGTGGTGCTGAGTACCTGGCCGGCCGGCGTGGTTTTGCCCAGCACGTCGAGGCGGGCCGTGAGGTAGATGGCCCCCATCGGCACCATGGAATCGACGGGGTAGCCGGCGGCTTTCAGCTCCTGCAGGCCTGCGTGCAGCGTTTCGAGGCTGCGCTGAATCTTCTCCTTAAACTCGCCGATGAAGCCATCGACGGCCGGGGTGTTGGGCAGGAACTTGGCGGTAGCCACCTGCTCGGCCTTGGGGGCCCAGGCGCCCACGTGCCCAAGAATAGCCTTCATCTTATCAATCACCACGGCCGGCCCGAACGCATAGCCCACCCGCACGCCGGTGGCGGCTAGGCACTTCGAGATGCCGTCGATGTACACCACATAGTCGCGCAGCTCGGGGCGCAGGTTCACGGGGTCGAAGTGCTCGGTCTGGCCGAAGGTGAGCATCCAGTAGATCTGGTCGTAGAGCAGGTAGAGCGGCTTTTCGCTAGGCTGGCGGCGCTGGTTTTCGGCCAGTACCAGGTCGCAGATGGCCAGCAGGTTGTCGCGGGTGAAAACGGTGCCGGTGGGGTTCAGCGGCGAGCATAGGGCCAGCAGCGTGGCGCCGGCCAGGTGCGGGGCCAGCTCCTCGGCCGTGGGCATAAAGTTATTTTCGGGCAGGGTTTCCACCATCACCGGCTCGGCGCCCGAGAGGTGGCAGTAGTGGTTGTTGTTCCAGCTGGGCACCGGAAACACCACCCGGTCGCCGGGGTCCACGAGGGCCAGGTAGGTGGCGTAGATGAGCGGGCGCGAGCCGCCGGCCACCAGCACGTCGTTGGGGGAGTAGTCGAGGCCCAGGCGCTCCTTTGTGAAGGCCGTGGCGGCTTCGCGCAGGGCGGCCATGCCGTTGGCGGGCGGGTAGTTGGTGTGCCCGGCCTGGTAGGCGGCCGTAATTTCGGTTTCGAGCGCCGCCGGTATCGGGAAAATGGCGGGGTCGAAGTCGCCGATGGTCAGGTTGCAGATCTGCTCTCCCCGGCGGATCATGTCGTTTACTTCGTTGCCGATCTTAATGATTTCGGAGCCGATGAGGCTGTCGGCCATGCGCGAAACTTGCATAGGAAGAAGGTTTTGGTCGGCCAAATATAGAACCGTCGCGTTGGGAAATGCGCCGTGCCCGGCCAAATTTGCCCCACGCCCACCTGCCGGGCCACTCAGCCTCCGTACACCGGCAGTGAGAAAGCAAAGCAGGTGCCTTCGCCTTCGCGGCTATGCACGGTTAGCTCGCTGCCGTGCAGATGCACGATGCGGCGGGCAATGGCCAAACCCAGCCCCAGGCCGTCCTGTGTTTTGTCGCGCACCTGGTCGGAGCGGTAGAACCGGTCGAAGACGTGGGGCAGATCCTGGGGGGCAATGCCGCGGCCGGTATCCGTGACGAGCAGCGTCAGGCGCTGCTGGGCATCGGGCGCGGCCACCGTCACGAGCACCCGGCCGCCGGCGGGCGTATAGCGCAGGGCGTTGTCGAGCAGGTTCTGCAGCACCCGCTCAATGAGGCCGATGTCGGCGCAGGCGAAGGGCACGGCGGTGGGCCAGTGGGCTTCCAGCGCGATGGTGCGGGCCCGGGCTTCGGGTTCCAGCTTGAGCAGCACGTCCTGCACCAGCTCGGTCACGGAAAACGGCTCGGGGCGCGGCACCGTCTGGCGGGCCTCCAGCTTGCTCAGCTCAAACAGCTCCGACACCAGCCGCTTGAGGCTCTGCGTGTTCTTAAGGATGGTGTGCAGGTAGCTTTGCCGCTCAGGCTCCGTGAGCAGGTGCTGCCTGAGCAGGATGGTTTCGGTGTAGCCCTCGATGCTGGCCAGCGGCGTGCGCAGGTCGTGGCTGATGTTGGCCACCAGCTCGCGCCGCAGCTCGTCGTTGCGGCGCAGTGCCGCCACCGACTCCTCGGTGCGGGCGGCCATGCCGTTGAAAGCCTCGGCCAGCTCAGCCAGCTCGTCGCCGGGTTGGATGCCTTCCACGCGGGCCGCGTAGTCGCCGGCGTGCAGGCGGCGCACGGCGGCCGAGAGGCGGTGCAGGTTTTTGGTGAGCAGCGAAATCAGCAGCACGCCCAGCACCAGCGTGGCCGCGCCGGCCAGCGCCAGCATCCGGAGCAGGCCGCCCACGATGTAGCTCTGCCGCCACGAGGTGGCGGCGTCGGGGGCGGGGCCGCCGCCCAGCGTGATGTAGAGGTAGCAGTGCAGCCGGCCGGTGCGCGTCACGAGGGGTACCACCGAAAAGGGGCGCGCCACGGCCGGGTGGCGCGGGTCGGTGCCGAAGATGGGCAGCGGCTGCCGGCCGGCCAGAAACGCCCGCACTGGCGGCATGGCCACGCGCGCGCTCTTCACCTCGTTGGGGGCCGCCGATGAGGTGAGAATCTGCCCATCAAGCCCCACCAGGTAGAGCTTGATGCTGGGGTTGATGGCCATAGCGGCCCCAAAAGTGCGCTGGAGCGTGGCCTGCGGTATTTCGTTGGTGGCAGAGTCGATCTGGAGCACCTGGGCCACGGAGGCAGCCAGGCTGCGGTTGTTGCGCTGCAGTTCCTCGGCCAGATACTGGTCGGTGCTTTGGGCCAGCAGCAGCACGTAGACCCCGCTCACGGCCAGCAGCAGCGCGCCCAGCAGCACCGACAGCCGCCCCTGCAGGCTATTGAGGTTCAGAAGTTTCACCAGGCAGGGGGCGGGTTGTGGTGGAGAGTGGTCTGATTGAGGCTCGAACAGTAGATGCTCCGGTCCGGCGGCTTTTTCAGCCGTCGGGCGGGTCTTCGCCAGCTGATGTTGTTTGCCGAGAACGTCTTGTCGAAGGTCGTTCTATCGACAACCGGCCCGACGGCTGAAAAAGCCGCCGGACCGGACCGTTCAGCGTACGCACACCTATCACGTCGAAGCCGCTTCAAGATACTGAATCACTGGCCCAGCTGGTCGTTGAGCTTGTAGCCCACGCCCCACACCGTCAGCACGTACTCGGGGTTGGCGGCGTCGCGCTCAATCTTGATGCGCAGGCGGTTGATGTGCGAGTTGACGGTGTGCTCGTAGCCGGAGTAGGAGTAGCCCCAGATCTGGTCGAGGAGCTGGGTGCGCGAATAGGGGCGGCCGGGGTGGCGCAGTAGCAGCGCCAGCAGGTCAAACTCCTTGGCCGTCAGCTCCACGGCCCGCTCATCGACACTGACGCGGCGCAACCCCAGATCCAGCAGCAACCCGCCCTGCCGGAAGCGCCCGGCGGCCCCGCCCGCGAAGCCCGGCTCCTTGTCGGGGGCCGAGCGGCGCAGGCGGGCTTTTACCCGCGCCAGCAACTCCCGCACGCTGAACGGCTTGGTCAGGTAGTCGTCGGCCCCCAGGTCGAGGGCCAGCACTTTGTCGAGCTCCTCAGCCTTGCTGGTCAGCATCAGAATGGGCGTGCTCACCTGCTGGGCCCGGATGCGGCGGCACACCTCTATGCCGTTGAGGCCGGGCAGCATGATGTCGAGAATGATGACGTCGAACTGGCCTTCGGTGGCCTGCCGCAGTCCTTCCAGGCCGTTGGGCGTGATTTCGCAGTCGCAGTCGATGTCGCGCAGGTTCACCCGCAGCAGGTTGGCAATGTCGGCGTCGTCTTCGATGATGAGGGCGCGGGTGGCGGCGGGCATGAGGCAGGGGAATACGGGGGAACCAACCGGAAAGTAACACGAAACCAGCGAGCTGGGCCCGGCGCTACCACTCAAACGCCACGCCGGCTGTGGGCTGGATGCCGGTGTACACGTTGCGCAACCGCCCGAAGCCACCTGCCGCGTTGAGCGTGCCCCACCAGTGCTTGCTGAACGCGTAGTTCACCCCCAGCGAAAAAGAGGAATACGCCACACCCTCGCCCAGCCCGATACTGGCCAGCCGGTCAGGGCTGGGGGCGCGCACGTTGTCGAGGGTGCGCACGGCGGCCGTCAGCCAAGCGTGGCCGAGCTGGTAGCCCACCTCGGCCCCGTAGGTGTACTGGCTGGTGAAACCCCGCGTACGCTGGTTGTAGCCGGCATCGAGGGTGATGTAGGCGGGCAGGCGCGGGGCCAGGCTGTGCGACAGCGCCGCCCGGGCCCACACGTTCCACTCGCCGTCGCCGGTGGGCAGCGCAATGGTTTGGCGCGGGTCCTGGCGGTTGCGGCCGCGGGCATCGGCGTTGCCTGTGGGCGCCTCCACGGCCACGCCCACCGCCAGCGGCCACGCGCCGCGCAGCAGCCCGTAGCGCACCCCCAGCTGCACGTCGCCGAAGCCCTGAGTGGGGGTGGCCGTCACGAACTCGGCCCGCCGGTACACGGGCGTGTTGAGCACCACTTCCCAGCGGTCCGTCAGCCCGTACTCGGCGTAGAGGCTGGCCACCTGCTGCCGGAACCGCGCCGTTTCGATGGTGCCGCCGCCCAGCGGGTGGTAGCTGGTGGTACTGACAGTGGTAAGCCCGATTTTGGCGTAGCCACCGCCCTGCGCGCGGGTCCAGCCGCCGCCGGCCCGGGCCACGGGCGCGGCCAGCAGCACGGCTACGCCCGTCGCCCAGACGGAAAGCACACATTTTCGGAGCACAGAACTCATTGGAGCGGTGCGGCGCCGAAATTGATTTCCGCCGTTTCGCAGTAGAACACGATGTGCGAGAAGCCGGCCGAGCTGCCATCGAGCCGCAGAAACTGCTGGCCGTTTTTGTTGACGAAGCCCACGGCCTTCACGTTGGTGGCCGCCGCCGTGCGCTGCGCCCCGATGCGGGTATCGGCCTTGGCTAGGTATATCGTGACGGTGCCAGTATGAAAATCCGACGTGAAATCCATGTTGAGCTGCACGAATTCCTGGTTCTGGCCGTCGCGCACCAGCGCCAGCGTGCCACGGGTGGGCGTGCCGTTCTGGGGCGTGATGGTGCCGGTTTTCAATGACGTCAGGGCGCCTACCGGGTCGGGCGTGGAAATGGTCTGGGGCTCGGGGTCGTCGTTGGAGCAGGCGCTGAACAGGGTCGGCGCCAGGCACAGCAGCAGGATGGCAAGAGGCTTTTTCATGATGAGTGTGCGGGTTGGTGAATGAAAAACGAAACCTTCTGCTGCAAAGAAGTCCGCTGTCCGTCACAGAAGTATCACGAACGCTGAATATATGCCGGCTAGGCTCCGGGCTGAAGGCCAGCTGAGGCGGTCTGCCGCGAACCAAGGCGCCGTTTCGTAAACTTGCGGCTCGCTTTTGTTGTCACTGACTTGATGCTTCACCTCACTATATCTGGCCTGGAGGCCCTGCCTGCCGCCGCCGCCCAGGTCCGCGACGCGCTGCGCGGCCACTCCATCGTGTGCTTCGAAGGCGAGATGGGGGCCGGCAAAACCACGTTCATCAAGGCCCTGTGCGCCAGCCTGGGCGTGCCTGAGGACGAGGTCAGCAGCCCCACGTTTTCGCTGGTAAACGAATACCGCGACGCCCGCAATCAGCCCATCTACCACTTCGACTTCTACCGCCTCAACCACCCCGGCGAGGCCGAAGATATTGGGGCGTTGGAGTACTTCGATTCCGGCTATCTTTGCCTGATAGAGTGGCCCAGCTGCATTGAGGCGCTGCTGCCACCCGAACGACTACTCATCACGCTCACCGTCACCGGACCCTCATCAAGGGAATTAGTAATTAGTAATTGATAATGAGAAATTTGAGGGTTTGGCCTGGGCCGGCCGTCGGAAAATCATTGCTAATTGTTCATTACTAATTACTAATTAAATCATTATGCCCGACGCAGTACCCCCCGGATTCGAGTCGCTGGCTACGGGCCGCGCCTACTTCACGCAGGAATCCATGCTGGCTGTGGAAACCCGGAAGCGCAAGCTTTTTATCGGGTTGCCGCGCGAAACGTCGTTGCAGGAAAACCGCATCTGCCTCACGCCCGAGGCCGTGAAGCATCTGGTGGAGGAAGGCCACGAAATCATCATGGAAAGCGGGGCCGGGGAGCCCAGCAAGTACTCCGACCACAACTACTCCGAGGCCGGTGCCACCATTGCCTACTCGCAGAAGGAAGTCTACGAGGCCGACCTCATCCTGAAAGTAGCCCCGCCTACCCACGACGAAATCGAGTTCCTGCACGCCAACCAGACCCTGATTTCGGCCCTGCAGTTCGGCACGCTCACCTCGGAATATGTCATGGCCCTCACCCGCAAGAAGGTGAATGCCATCAGCTTCGAGCTGATCAAGGACCCCAGCGGGGCCCGGCCGGTGGTGCGCGCCATGAGCGAAATTGCAGGCTCCACCGTCATGCTGATTGCGGCCGAGTACCTGGCGCGCTCCAACGAGGGCAAGGGCATCATTCTAGGCGGCATCACGGGCGTGCCGCCGTCGCAGGTCGTGATTCTGGGGGCTGGCACGGTGGCCGAGTACGCCGCCCGCGCTGCCACCGGCCTGGGCGCCGAGGTGAAGGTATTCGACAACCACCTCTACAAGCTGCGCCGCCTCAAGCAAAACCTGGGCACCCAGCTCTACACCAGCACCCTCGACACGTTTGCGCTCAGCCAGCAACTGCGCCGCGCCGATGTGGTGATTGGGGCTCTCAACGCCGAAGAAGGGCGCGTGCCGTTCATGGTGCCCGAAAGCATGGTGGCCAGCATGGCGCCCGGCTCGGTCATCATCGACGTGAGCATCGACCAGGGCGGCTGCTTCGAAACCAGTGAGATGACCAGCCACAGCAAGCCTGTCTTCCGCAAGTACGACGTGATTCATTACTGCGTGCCCAACATTGCGAGCCGTGTGCCGCGCACGGCCACCAACGCGTTGAGCAACATTTTCACACCCATTCTGCAGGAAATCAGCCAGCACGGCGGCATCAATGAGGTGCTGTTCACGAATGAGCACTTCCGCAGTGGCGTGTATATCTACAAAGGCTCGCTCACCAACGCCACCATCGCCAAGCGCTTCAACATGCGCTATAAGGAGCTGGGTCTGATGATTGCCGTGCGCAACTAAGACCACGGATTAGCACAGATTTTTCACGGATTTTGTGGACGATTCGGTAAGTTGAGGGCCTGCGCTAAAGCGCGGGCTCTTTTCATTTGAGAGCTACCTGGTGCGAATATTGCACGGAGCTGTTTGTTGC from Hymenobacter canadensis harbors:
- a CDS encoding TonB-dependent receptor, translated to MNSVFTGVLRRISRLLPALLTLAGPLVAQERPAPIPGTVRTATGTPVEYATVVLHRATDSVALKTEFTDAGGQFVLAPASVGQYLVSVVHAGYAQAWVGPITVTDRPPAILRLTLAASPTQQLRGVTVTGQKPPFERRADRTIINVENSPLSSGSTVLDVLGRAPGVTVDGNDELALRGKRGVLVLLDGKRVPMTGTELANMLRALPAEQVSTMELIPNPPAKYDAQGTAGVIVINLRKDQHLGTNGSLNASYGRGRYGKHTSGLSLNHRGPHANLYATYAYTDRQNFQNLAFSRIYRPEGQPQASSQQRNEMRNHLVSHAWKAGLDYTLSPRTTLGVMVSGLASKSPWQGTNESAFFDAQDQPVSSYTSDNFRNLRTPNVAANLTLRHTFRPDSAGTAELTADADMARYGIRRVLDLVTIYSLPAGQPTTALTGNQDGTLHIQSAKADYVRPLPRGLRLELGLKASQVRADNDVVFYRNGSLLRDATQSNRFRYDESIRAAYLTMSRTRPGLTLTAGLRAEQTVATGRQDIGNENFDRRYLQLFPNLNLSRTLSEAHALGFTLSRRLDRPTYTQLNPFRSYVDATSYRAGNPYLQPMTSYSAELTHTWRQKYTTGLSYARGHWPIVPVYLAQPGPERLVAATDVNLQTRHYYAFTLTAPLAPTKWWQLYTDIELFYIYFDGRLSNTTAPAGRPGAIASANSTFALGKGWTADLNGSYHSREWYAFQVVEAFGQLGVGVQKSLLDGRATLRLNATDLLYTAPITATSRYQVFEERYRASQDSRAATVSFSYRFGSNEVPPARKRATGAEEEKRRAVSQ
- a CDS encoding response regulator transcription factor, translating into MPAATRALIIEDDADIANLLRVNLRDIDCDCEITPNGLEGLRQATEGQFDVIILDIMLPGLNGIEVCRRIRAQQVSTPILMLTSKAEELDKVLALDLGADDYLTKPFSVRELLARVKARLRRSAPDKEPGFAGGAAGRFRQGGLLLDLGLRRVSVDERAVELTAKEFDLLALLLRHPGRPYSRTQLLDQIWGYSYSGYEHTVNSHINRLRIKIERDAANPEYVLTVWGVGYKLNDQLGQ
- the tsaE gene encoding tRNA (adenosine(37)-N6)-threonylcarbamoyltransferase complex ATPase subunit type 1 TsaE, whose translation is MLHLTISGLEALPAAAAQVRDALRGHSIVCFEGEMGAGKTTFIKALCASLGVPEDEVSSPTFSLVNEYRDARNQPIYHFDFYRLNHPGEAEDIGALEYFDSGYLCLIEWPSCIEALLPPERLLITLTVTGPSSRELVISN
- a CDS encoding alanine dehydrogenase; this translates as MPDAVPPGFESLATGRAYFTQESMLAVETRKRKLFIGLPRETSLQENRICLTPEAVKHLVEEGHEIIMESGAGEPSKYSDHNYSEAGATIAYSQKEVYEADLILKVAPPTHDEIEFLHANQTLISALQFGTLTSEYVMALTRKKVNAISFELIKDPSGARPVVRAMSEIAGSTVMLIAAEYLARSNEGKGIILGGITGVPPSQVVILGAGTVAEYAARAATGLGAEVKVFDNHLYKLRRLKQNLGTQLYTSTLDTFALSQQLRRADVVIGALNAEEGRVPFMVPESMVASMAPGSVIIDVSIDQGGCFETSEMTSHSKPVFRKYDVIHYCVPNIASRVPRTATNALSNIFTPILQEISQHGGINEVLFTNEHFRSGVYIYKGSLTNATIAKRFNMRYKELGLMIAVRN
- a CDS encoding sensor histidine kinase, whose translation is MKLLNLNSLQGRLSVLLGALLLAVSGVYVLLLAQSTDQYLAEELQRNNRSLAASVAQVLQIDSATNEIPQATLQRTFGAAMAINPSIKLYLVGLDGQILTSSAAPNEVKSARVAMPPVRAFLAGRQPLPIFGTDPRHPAVARPFSVVPLVTRTGRLHCYLYITLGGGPAPDAATSWRQSYIVGGLLRMLALAGAATLVLGVLLISLLTKNLHRLSAAVRRLHAGDYAARVEGIQPGDELAELAEAFNGMAARTEESVAALRRNDELRRELVANISHDLRTPLASIEGYTETILLRQHLLTEPERQSYLHTILKNTQSLKRLVSELFELSKLEARQTVPRPEPFSVTELVQDVLLKLEPEARARTIALEAHWPTAVPFACADIGLIERVLQNLLDNALRYTPAGGRVLVTVAAPDAQQRLTLLVTDTGRGIAPQDLPHVFDRFYRSDQVRDKTQDGLGLGLAIARRIVHLHGSELTVHSREGEGTCFAFSLPVYGG
- a CDS encoding pyridoxal phosphate-dependent aminotransferase; the protein is MQVSRMADSLIGSEIIKIGNEVNDMIRRGEQICNLTIGDFDPAIFPIPAALETEITAAYQAGHTNYPPANGMAALREAATAFTKERLGLDYSPNDVLVAGGSRPLIYATYLALVDPGDRVVFPVPSWNNNHYCHLSGAEPVMVETLPENNFMPTAEELAPHLAGATLLALCSPLNPTGTVFTRDNLLAICDLVLAENQRRQPSEKPLYLLYDQIYWMLTFGQTEHFDPVNLRPELRDYVVYIDGISKCLAATGVRVGYAFGPAVVIDKMKAILGHVGAWAPKAEQVATAKFLPNTPAVDGFIGEFKEKIQRSLETLHAGLQELKAAGYPVDSMVPMGAIYLTARLDVLGKTTPAGQVLSTTKELTSYLISDAGLALVPFSAFGTAGTAPWFRMSVGGASLESIEAALPRLRAALDALR